A section of the Agromyces aurantiacus genome encodes:
- a CDS encoding isopenicillin N synthase family dioxygenase, with product MSGIPVLDLSLLNGTPEQQARFRDDLRRATHEVGFFSLIGHGVPAELIDRAYDVARAFFALPESHKLAIENVTSPHFRGYTRMGGERTLGRVDIREQIDLGAERPAVAMTADTPDYWILQGPNLWPAALPELREVAEEWIARLDEVATRLLRAWAEALGASSDAFDAAFATPSPYMKIARYPGVEAEQPAQGVGAHKDLGVLTLLSVEEGKAGLQVEKDGEWIDVTPPAGAFVVNIGELLEIATGGYLKATLHRVVSPAPGTERISIPYFHGPSLDATIPTIELPPALAAEARGVTEDPANPLHAVFGENWLKSRLRAHPNVVEAQHPHLLVGA from the coding sequence ATGTCCGGCATCCCCGTCCTCGACCTCTCCCTCCTCAACGGCACGCCCGAGCAGCAGGCGCGCTTCCGCGACGACCTGCGTCGCGCGACCCACGAGGTGGGCTTCTTCTCGCTCATCGGCCACGGCGTGCCCGCCGAGCTCATCGACCGTGCCTACGACGTCGCGCGCGCGTTCTTCGCGCTGCCCGAATCGCACAAGCTCGCGATCGAGAACGTGACGAGCCCGCACTTCCGCGGCTACACGCGCATGGGCGGCGAGCGCACCCTCGGCCGCGTCGACATCCGCGAGCAGATCGACCTCGGCGCCGAGCGCCCGGCGGTGGCGATGACCGCCGACACGCCCGACTACTGGATCCTGCAGGGCCCGAACCTCTGGCCCGCCGCGCTGCCCGAGCTGCGCGAGGTCGCCGAGGAGTGGATCGCCCGCCTCGACGAGGTCGCCACGCGGCTGCTGCGCGCCTGGGCCGAGGCGCTCGGCGCGTCATCCGACGCCTTCGACGCGGCGTTCGCCACGCCCTCGCCGTACATGAAGATCGCCCGGTACCCCGGCGTCGAGGCCGAGCAGCCCGCGCAGGGCGTCGGAGCCCACAAGGACCTCGGGGTGCTCACGCTGCTCTCGGTCGAGGAGGGCAAGGCGGGCCTGCAGGTCGAGAAGGACGGCGAGTGGATCGACGTGACCCCGCCCGCCGGCGCGTTCGTCGTGAACATCGGCGAGCTGCTCGAGATCGCGACGGGCGGCTACCTCAAGGCCACGCTGCACCGCGTGGTCTCGCCCGCGCCGGGCACCGAGCGCATCTCGATCCCCTACTTCCACGGGCCGTCGCTCGACGCGACCATCCCGACCATCGAGCTGCCGCCGGCGCTCGCGGCCGAGGCCCGCGGCGTCACCGAGGACCCCGCGAACCCGCTGCACGCGGTCTTCGGCGAGAACTGGCTGAAGAGCCGCCTGCGGGCCCACCCGAACGTGGTCGAGGCGCAGCACCCGCACCTCCTCGTCGGCGCCTGA
- a CDS encoding ABC transporter ATP-binding protein has translation MDHTTSEEGPAIRVRGLRKDYGGTTAVDGIDLDIPRGETFALLGPNGAGKSTTIEILEGYRLRTAGEVRVLGEDPARGGLDWKARLGIVLQSATEPGQYTVREQLAHFARLYPDPRDVDEVIAAVGLEATARTRISKLSGGQRRRVDVALGIIGRPELLFLDEPTTGFDPEARREFWRLIRSLKDEGTTILLTTHYLDEAAQLGDRAGVILGGRLVDVAPIDELGGAGARVPLVRWRDPDGTPRELRAERPAELVASIARSLDGEPEGLEVIRPSLEDIYLDLVGAAAADARDEEGALA, from the coding sequence ATGGACCACACCACCTCCGAAGAGGGCCCCGCGATCCGCGTCCGCGGCCTCCGCAAGGACTACGGCGGCACCACCGCGGTCGACGGGATCGACCTCGACATCCCGCGCGGCGAGACGTTCGCGCTGCTCGGCCCGAACGGGGCGGGCAAGTCGACCACGATCGAGATCCTCGAGGGCTATCGCCTGCGCACGGCGGGCGAGGTCCGCGTGCTCGGCGAGGATCCGGCGCGTGGCGGGCTCGACTGGAAGGCACGGCTCGGCATCGTGCTGCAGTCGGCGACCGAGCCCGGGCAGTACACCGTGCGCGAGCAGCTCGCCCATTTCGCGCGCCTCTACCCCGACCCGCGTGACGTCGACGAGGTGATCGCCGCCGTCGGCCTCGAGGCGACGGCGCGCACGCGCATCTCGAAGCTCTCCGGCGGGCAGCGTCGCCGTGTGGATGTCGCCCTGGGGATCATCGGCAGGCCCGAGCTGCTGTTCCTCGACGAGCCGACCACGGGCTTCGACCCCGAGGCGCGCCGCGAGTTCTGGCGGCTCATCCGCTCGCTCAAGGACGAGGGCACGACGATCCTGCTCACGACGCACTACCTCGACGAGGCGGCGCAGCTCGGCGACCGTGCCGGAGTCATCCTCGGCGGGCGCCTCGTCGACGTCGCGCCGATCGACGAGCTCGGCGGCGCCGGGGCGCGCGTGCCGCTCGTGCGCTGGCGGGACCCCGACGGCACGCCGCGCGAGCTGCGCGCCGAGCGGCCGGCCGAGCTCGTGGCCTCGATCGCGCGATCGCTCGACGGCGAGCCCGAGGGGCTCGAGGTCATCCGTCCGAGCCTCGAGGACATCTACCTGGACCTGGTGGGCGCGGCGGCGGCCGACGCCCGTGACGAGGAGGGGGCGCTCGCATGA
- a CDS encoding LysE/ArgO family amino acid transporter translates to MDFSALLAGLGLGFSLIVAIGAQNVFVLRQGIRREHVLIVAAICTASDAALILAGVGGMGAALNAAPWLVGVARWAGAAFLVGYAFLAARRALRGSESGLAVSSEDQQTGGAPGGAGRGGGASSPATGVLTRPAVIPVVLTCLALTWLNPHVYLDTVVLLGSVGATHGDQRWVFAAGAILASAVWFFSLAYGARLLGRVLASPRSWRILDGVIAVVMLAIAVSLVLPA, encoded by the coding sequence ATGGACTTCTCCGCGCTCCTCGCCGGCCTGGGCCTGGGCTTCTCGCTCATCGTCGCCATCGGCGCGCAGAACGTGTTCGTGCTGCGACAGGGCATCCGCCGCGAGCACGTGCTCATCGTCGCGGCGATCTGCACGGCATCCGACGCGGCCCTCATCCTCGCCGGCGTCGGCGGCATGGGCGCGGCGCTCAACGCGGCGCCCTGGCTGGTCGGCGTCGCGCGATGGGCGGGTGCCGCGTTCCTCGTCGGCTACGCGTTCCTCGCCGCACGCCGCGCGCTGCGCGGATCGGAGTCGGGGCTCGCCGTGTCCTCCGAGGATCAGCAGACCGGCGGTGCACCGGGCGGGGCGGGGAGGGGTGGGGGCGCCTCCTCCCCCGCCACCGGGGTCCTCACCCGACCGGCCGTGATCCCGGTCGTGCTCACCTGCCTCGCCCTGACCTGGCTGAATCCGCACGTCTACCTCGACACCGTCGTGCTGCTCGGATCGGTCGGCGCGACGCACGGCGACCAGCGCTGGGTCTTCGCGGCCGGCGCGATCCTCGCGAGCGCGGTGTGGTTCTTCTCGCTCGCGTACGGCGCGAGGCTGCTCGGCCGGGTGCTCGCGAGCCCGCGCTCGTGGCGCATCCTCGACGGCGTCATCGCGGTCGTGATGCTCGCGATCGCGGTCTCGCTCGTGCTGCCCGCCTGA
- a CDS encoding phosphatase PAP2 family protein — protein sequence MGMVTGVRVAARRARLLPAWVKRADGAAARRINARHTHPHVDRFWSRLTGFADKGVLWFTAAGVLAAVGRPRAAARGILSLVAASALTNLIAKRVFGGDRPTLEDVPIGRRLPVQPSSRTFPSGHSASAAAFTTGVALESPRVGAALAPVALGVAYSRLHTGAHWLSDVVGGLALGVGVAAAGAAIIRPRPGPPPPPVPPGADRELPASPDGDGVFVVVNRSAGTSVVRADPLDVLAERLPKAELRVLEPGEDPGEAVRAALARPTPPRIVGVCGGDGSVACVADDARRAGVPLMVVPAGTFNHFARTAGVPSVDAAVDAVQRGEGVRVDVAELTFGEHEPITVTNVASVGVYPDFVAERERLQHRLGNKWLSAIIAAERVLRRSDPVTVVVDGRRAQVWTLFVGVGRNDRDLPAPLQRRTLDDGLLDVRALHAGSRTGAVASLAFGHRTAAVLRALRLIPERVEAFTATELTVDVRPRHGQPPGFAHDGEVALDEPAAASAHLSAPGYRTTIRVVPGALDVYRPAVRAAASERAA from the coding sequence ATGGGCATGGTCACGGGCGTGCGGGTCGCGGCACGGCGTGCGCGCCTGCTGCCCGCGTGGGTGAAGCGAGCGGATGGCGCGGCCGCGCGCCGCATCAACGCCCGCCACACCCATCCGCACGTCGACCGGTTCTGGTCGCGGCTCACCGGCTTCGCCGACAAGGGCGTGCTGTGGTTCACCGCGGCGGGCGTGCTCGCGGCCGTCGGCCGTCCGCGCGCGGCGGCCCGCGGCATCCTGTCGCTCGTCGCCGCGAGCGCGCTGACGAACCTCATCGCCAAGCGCGTCTTCGGGGGCGACCGCCCCACGCTCGAGGACGTGCCCATCGGGCGACGGCTCCCCGTGCAGCCGTCGAGCCGCACGTTCCCCTCGGGGCACTCGGCGAGCGCGGCCGCGTTCACGACGGGCGTCGCGCTGGAGTCGCCGCGGGTCGGCGCCGCACTCGCACCGGTCGCGCTGGGCGTCGCGTACTCGCGACTGCACACGGGCGCGCACTGGCTCTCCGACGTGGTCGGCGGGCTCGCGCTGGGCGTCGGCGTCGCGGCCGCCGGCGCGGCGATCATCCGCCCGCGTCCCGGTCCGCCCCCGCCGCCGGTGCCGCCGGGTGCCGACCGCGAACTGCCCGCCTCGCCCGACGGCGACGGCGTGTTCGTCGTCGTCAACCGGTCGGCGGGCACGAGCGTCGTGCGCGCCGACCCCCTGGATGTGCTCGCCGAGCGACTGCCGAAGGCTGAGCTGCGCGTGCTCGAGCCCGGCGAGGACCCCGGCGAGGCCGTGCGCGCGGCGCTCGCGCGGCCCACGCCGCCGCGCATCGTCGGAGTCTGCGGCGGCGACGGCTCGGTGGCGTGCGTCGCCGACGACGCGCGGCGCGCGGGCGTGCCCCTGATGGTCGTGCCGGCGGGCACGTTCAACCACTTCGCGCGCACCGCGGGCGTGCCGTCCGTCGACGCCGCGGTCGACGCGGTGCAGCGCGGCGAGGGCGTGCGGGTGGATGTCGCCGAGCTGACGTTCGGCGAGCACGAGCCGATCACGGTCACGAACGTCGCGTCGGTCGGGGTCTACCCCGACTTCGTGGCCGAGCGCGAACGCCTGCAGCACCGGCTCGGCAACAAGTGGCTCTCGGCGATCATCGCCGCGGAACGGGTGCTGCGCCGCTCCGACCCCGTCACGGTCGTGGTCGACGGACGGCGGGCGCAGGTGTGGACGCTCTTCGTCGGCGTCGGCCGCAACGACCGCGACCTGCCCGCGCCGCTGCAGCGGCGCACGCTCGACGACGGCCTGCTCGACGTGCGCGCGCTGCACGCCGGCTCGCGCACGGGCGCGGTCGCCTCGCTCGCGTTCGGGCACCGCACCGCCGCCGTGCTGCGTGCGCTGCGGCTCATCCCCGAGCGGGTCGAGGCCTTCACCGCCACCGAGCTCACGGTCGACGTGCGGCCCCGGCACGGGCAGCCGCCGGGCTTCGCGCACGACGGCGAGGTCGCGCTCGACGAGCCCGCCGCGGCCTCCGCGCACCTCTCGGCGCCCGGCTACCGCACCACGATCCGGGT
- a CDS encoding YciI family protein, with translation MEYALFYAEGADALPYVPEQDNVGEWVDEVEARGVSEYGERLRPEQDATTVRVRGGEVLVVDGPFTESKESIGGFDVIEASDLDEAIEVASKHPVASFGRVEIRPFVRWPDAEPGSRVVPAGFADRSAAGSRYLMLVVAEPGGERGAVDGSTPEDDDPEAWVREMDGRGVRQFGEVLRPPADATFVQRRHGEVLVTDGGFAEAKEWVAGFDLIEVRDLAEAIEVAAKHPMARGGAIELRPLWPFDVHEDPLVREAREGADRFRRLEPPAAEALAGAAL, from the coding sequence ATGGAGTACGCACTGTTCTACGCCGAGGGCGCCGATGCCCTGCCGTACGTGCCCGAGCAGGACAACGTCGGCGAATGGGTCGACGAGGTCGAGGCCCGCGGGGTGTCCGAGTACGGCGAGCGGCTGCGGCCCGAGCAGGATGCCACGACCGTCCGCGTGCGCGGCGGCGAGGTGCTCGTGGTCGACGGCCCGTTCACCGAGTCGAAGGAGTCGATCGGCGGCTTCGACGTGATCGAGGCGAGCGACCTCGACGAGGCGATCGAGGTCGCGTCGAAGCATCCGGTCGCCTCATTCGGGCGGGTCGAGATCCGCCCGTTCGTCCGCTGGCCCGACGCCGAGCCGGGCTCGCGCGTCGTTCCCGCGGGCTTCGCCGACCGTTCCGCGGCCGGGAGCCGCTACCTCATGCTCGTCGTCGCCGAACCGGGCGGCGAGCGCGGCGCCGTCGATGGCAGCACGCCCGAGGACGACGACCCCGAGGCGTGGGTGCGCGAGATGGACGGCCGCGGCGTGCGGCAGTTCGGCGAGGTGCTCCGCCCGCCGGCCGACGCCACGTTCGTCCAGCGCCGCCACGGCGAGGTGCTCGTGACCGACGGCGGGTTCGCCGAGGCCAAGGAGTGGGTGGCCGGCTTCGACCTCATCGAGGTGCGCGACCTGGCCGAGGCGATCGAGGTCGCGGCGAAGCATCCGATGGCCCGGGGCGGGGCGATCGAGCTGCGCCCGCTCTGGCCGTTCGACGTGCACGAGGACCCCCTCGTGCGGGAGGCGCGCGAGGGGGCCGACCGGTTCCGTCGCCTCGAGCCGCCCGCCGCCGAGGCGCTCGCCGGGGCCGCGCTCTGA
- a CDS encoding response regulator → MIPIRVLVADDHPIVRAGIVGLLDAEPGIQVVGEAVDGADAVALAAELRPDLVLMDLRMPVLDGAAATERILAAAGPGVRPTRVLVLTTYETDDHILAAIEAGASGYLLKAAPQEEILAGIRSVVAGETVLAPSIAAKLVRRVRADATAPTPPSLSPRELEVLRHVAHGRSNPEIARMLHIGEATVKTHLIHVFEKLEVNDRTRAVTRAMEFGLLAGPGSE, encoded by the coding sequence ATGATCCCCATCCGCGTGCTGGTCGCCGACGACCACCCGATCGTGCGCGCGGGCATCGTGGGGCTGCTCGACGCCGAACCGGGCATCCAGGTGGTGGGCGAGGCGGTCGACGGCGCCGACGCCGTCGCCCTCGCGGCCGAGCTGCGACCCGACCTCGTGCTCATGGACCTGCGCATGCCCGTGCTCGACGGCGCGGCCGCGACCGAGCGCATCCTCGCCGCAGCGGGCCCGGGAGTCCGACCCACGCGCGTGCTCGTGCTCACCACCTACGAGACCGACGACCACATCCTCGCCGCGATCGAGGCGGGCGCGAGCGGGTACCTGCTGAAGGCCGCGCCGCAGGAGGAGATCCTCGCGGGCATCCGCTCGGTCGTCGCGGGCGAGACCGTGCTCGCGCCGTCGATCGCCGCGAAGCTCGTGCGCCGCGTGCGCGCCGACGCGACCGCGCCGACGCCGCCCTCGCTGTCGCCGCGCGAGCTCGAGGTGCTGCGCCACGTGGCCCACGGCCGCTCGAACCCCGAGATCGCCCGGATGCTGCACATCGGCGAGGCGACCGTGAAGACGCACCTCATCCACGTCTTCGAGAAGCTCGAGGTGAACGACCGCACGCGCGCGGTGACCCGGGCCATGGAGTTCGGGCTCCTGGCCGGCCCGGGCTCCGAGTAG
- a CDS encoding sensor histidine kinase, translating into MQNVRWWDAAAITVTAVIVALSLIEPPYGPRDVGTWIVAGTFLLVHLAWGRRCVPEVAAGPHLAISIAYAVLLAVGTTFDPTFSIMQAFLYPFVWSTAPSVRSAIVANVLVAIAIVVGYTARFGLEGFATGAAVATLSVVFSIALGLWITRIAEYGEERARLLADLQAAQGQLAAMHRDAGVVDERARLAREIHDTIAQSLTGLVMVAQRTSRRLAPVEGEAAASAGDDVELMEQMARDALTEARGLVASLAPVDPDTGLAEALRRLSAGFERETGVRVTVTADVSGLDRELEVVLLRCAQEALANVRKHARATTAEVEVARLDGEVVLEVRDDGDGPGPGVAGDRGFGLAGMRDRVALVGGRVAFGPGDAGGAVLRVLVPLAGGADDAAEAAGTTTGVEA; encoded by the coding sequence ATGCAGAACGTGCGGTGGTGGGATGCCGCGGCGATCACGGTCACCGCCGTGATCGTCGCCCTCTCGCTCATCGAGCCGCCCTACGGGCCGCGCGATGTCGGCACGTGGATCGTCGCCGGCACCTTCCTGCTGGTGCACCTGGCCTGGGGCCGCCGGTGCGTGCCCGAGGTCGCCGCCGGCCCGCACCTGGCGATCTCCATCGCCTACGCGGTCCTGCTCGCGGTCGGCACGACCTTCGATCCGACGTTCTCGATCATGCAGGCGTTCCTGTACCCGTTCGTGTGGTCGACCGCCCCGTCGGTGCGCAGCGCGATCGTCGCCAACGTGCTCGTCGCGATCGCCATCGTCGTCGGCTACACCGCGCGGTTCGGCCTCGAGGGGTTCGCCACGGGCGCGGCCGTGGCCACCCTCTCCGTCGTGTTCAGCATCGCGCTGGGCCTCTGGATCACCCGGATCGCCGAGTACGGCGAGGAGCGCGCGCGATTGCTGGCCGACCTGCAGGCCGCCCAGGGGCAGCTCGCCGCGATGCACCGCGACGCGGGCGTCGTCGACGAGCGCGCACGGCTCGCCCGCGAGATCCACGACACGATCGCGCAGAGCCTGACCGGGCTCGTGATGGTGGCCCAGCGCACGTCGCGGCGGCTCGCGCCGGTCGAGGGCGAGGCCGCGGCATCCGCTGGCGACGACGTCGAGCTCATGGAGCAGATGGCGCGCGATGCGCTCACGGAGGCGCGCGGGCTCGTGGCGTCGCTCGCGCCCGTCGACCCCGACACGGGGCTCGCCGAGGCGCTGCGCCGCCTCTCGGCGGGGTTCGAGCGCGAGACGGGCGTGCGCGTCACGGTGACAGCGGACGTCTCGGGACTCGATCGCGAGCTCGAGGTGGTGCTGCTGCGCTGCGCGCAGGAGGCGCTCGCGAACGTGCGCAAGCACGCGCGCGCCACGACGGCCGAGGTCGAGGTGGCGCGGCTCGACGGCGAGGTCGTGCTCGAGGTGCGCGACGACGGCGACGGTCCGGGTCCGGGCGTGGCCGGCGACCGCGGCTTCGGCCTCGCCGGCATGCGGGACCGGGTCGCGCTCGTCGGCGGGCGCGTGGCGTTCGGGCCGGGCGATGCGGGCGGCGCCGTGCTGCGGGTGCTCGTCCCCCTCGCCGGGGGCGCGGACGACGCGGCCGAAGCGGCGGGCACGACGACGGGAGTGGAGGCATGA
- a CDS encoding ABC transporter permease, with the protein MSTIETTAAGSRRDIRAVDGGGPRGTAKRPGRPAVGAARIGHEVRGYFRSADTVFFTFLFPLIMLGIFTAAFSSAGEIQPGPDAEAISVGAYYLPGMLAAGLLLSGVQNLAVDIATERSDGTLKRLGGTPLSPVSYFIGKLGQVFVTGALQAALLLLAAGTVFGIALPTEPEAWLTFAWVFVLGITTSALLGIALSALPRSGKSASAVVVPIMLVLQFISGVYLQFSALPEWMQNLASLFPLKWMAQGMRAAFLPDDFAVLEQHESWDLGWVAVALAAWLVVGLVASRLTFRWIRRDA; encoded by the coding sequence ATGAGCACCATCGAGACGACCGCGGCCGGCTCGCGCCGCGACATCCGGGCCGTCGACGGCGGGGGCCCGCGGGGCACGGCCAAGCGGCCCGGCCGACCGGCCGTCGGCGCCGCGCGCATCGGCCACGAGGTGCGCGGCTACTTCCGCTCGGCCGACACCGTGTTCTTCACGTTCCTGTTCCCGCTCATCATGCTCGGCATCTTCACGGCCGCCTTCAGCTCGGCCGGCGAGATCCAGCCGGGGCCCGACGCCGAGGCGATCTCGGTCGGCGCGTACTACCTGCCCGGCATGCTCGCGGCGGGCCTGCTGCTCTCGGGCGTGCAGAACCTCGCGGTCGACATCGCGACCGAGCGATCCGACGGCACGCTCAAGCGCCTCGGCGGAACGCCGCTCTCGCCGGTGTCCTACTTCATCGGCAAGCTCGGGCAGGTGTTCGTGACGGGCGCGCTGCAGGCCGCGCTGCTGCTGCTCGCGGCGGGCACGGTCTTCGGCATCGCGCTGCCGACCGAGCCCGAGGCGTGGCTGACGTTCGCGTGGGTGTTCGTGCTCGGCATCACCACGTCGGCCCTGCTCGGCATCGCGCTCTCGGCGCTGCCGCGCTCGGGCAAGTCGGCGAGCGCCGTGGTCGTGCCGATCATGCTCGTGCTCCAGTTCATCTCGGGCGTGTACCTCCAGTTCAGCGCGCTGCCGGAGTGGATGCAGAACCTCGCGAGCCTCTTCCCCCTCAAGTGGATGGCGCAGGGCATGCGCGCCGCATTCCTGCCCGACGACTTCGCCGTGCTCGAGCAGCACGAGTCGTGGGACCTCGGCTGGGTGGCCGTCGCGCTCGCGGCCTGGCTCGTCGTCGGCCTCGTGGCCAGCCGGCTCACGTTCCGCTGGATCCGGCGCGACGCCTGA
- a CDS encoding RNA polymerase sigma factor codes for MTDAPGSDEAPGAGGPAPLAPGVSAALRDAYRSEWARVVATLIRVTGDWDVAEEAAAGAFERAAQAWPRDGVPRTPGAWLTTAARNLALDRLRRRGVERGKVLEWMAMQELEGHGDGPPDPADVVAEPSPEWDDRLRLVFTCAHPALPMESRVALTLRTVGGLETGEIARAFLVPEPTMGQRISRAKRKIRNAAIPYRVPTPDLLPERLDGVLAVLYLIANEGYLASHGDALQRLDLAAEAIRLTRLVVALLPDADEARALLAMMLLQHARSAARVDAAGDLVPLPEQDRSRWDAAEIAEGLALLDGGTAGAGDAPPGPYRLQAEIQAAHAVARSADETDWAAIAARYDALAMLADSPFVALNRAIARGLAFGARHGLDDLALLEASGRLEGYHLLPAAQADLLRRLGEADAAAARYRDAIALAPTAPERRFLERRLAELGPTHPAD; via the coding sequence CTGACCGACGCACCCGGTTCGGACGAGGCGCCGGGCGCCGGCGGGCCCGCCCCGCTCGCGCCCGGCGTCTCGGCCGCCCTGCGCGACGCGTACCGCTCCGAGTGGGCGCGCGTCGTCGCGACGCTCATCCGCGTCACCGGCGACTGGGATGTCGCGGAGGAGGCCGCCGCGGGCGCCTTCGAACGGGCCGCGCAGGCGTGGCCCCGCGACGGCGTGCCGCGCACCCCCGGCGCGTGGCTCACGACCGCCGCGCGGAACCTCGCGCTCGACCGGCTTCGCCGGCGCGGCGTCGAACGCGGCAAGGTCCTGGAGTGGATGGCGATGCAGGAGCTCGAGGGGCACGGCGACGGGCCGCCCGACCCGGCGGACGTCGTGGCCGAGCCGTCGCCCGAGTGGGACGACCGGCTGCGCCTCGTCTTCACGTGCGCGCACCCCGCGCTGCCGATGGAATCGCGCGTCGCGCTCACGCTGCGCACCGTCGGAGGCCTGGAGACCGGCGAGATCGCGCGCGCGTTCCTCGTGCCCGAGCCCACCATGGGGCAGCGCATCTCGCGCGCGAAGCGCAAGATCCGGAACGCGGCCATCCCGTACCGGGTGCCCACGCCCGACCTGCTGCCCGAGCGGCTCGACGGCGTGCTCGCCGTGCTCTACCTCATCGCGAACGAGGGGTACCTCGCCTCGCACGGCGACGCGCTGCAGCGGCTCGACCTCGCGGCCGAGGCGATCCGGCTCACCCGGCTCGTGGTGGCGCTGCTCCCCGATGCCGACGAGGCGCGCGCGCTCCTCGCGATGATGCTGCTGCAGCACGCGCGCTCGGCGGCCCGCGTCGACGCCGCCGGCGACCTCGTGCCGCTGCCCGAGCAGGACCGCTCGCGCTGGGACGCCGCGGAGATCGCCGAGGGGCTCGCGCTGCTCGACGGGGGCACCGCAGGCGCCGGGGATGCACCGCCCGGGCCGTACCGCCTGCAGGCCGAGATCCAGGCGGCGCACGCCGTCGCGCGCTCGGCCGACGAGACCGACTGGGCCGCGATCGCCGCCCGCTACGACGCGCTCGCGATGCTCGCCGACTCGCCGTTCGTCGCCCTCAACCGCGCGATCGCGCGCGGCCTCGCGTTCGGTGCGCGGCACGGGCTCGACGATCTCGCGCTGCTCGAGGCATCCGGACGCCTCGAGGGCTACCACCTGCTGCCCGCCGCGCAGGCCGACCTGCTCCGCCGCCTGGGCGAGGCGGATGCCGCGGCCGCGCGCTACCGCGACGCGATCGCCCTGGCGCCCACCGCGCCCGAGCGCCGCTTCCTCGAGCGCCGCCTCGCCGAGCTCGGGCCCACCCACCCCGCCGACTGA